The following proteins are encoded in a genomic region of Fervidobacterium pennivorans DSM 9078:
- a CDS encoding ABC transporter permease subunit has protein sequence MGETMDIKSLVTQIFRKVDIPILVIILFLLSLFVLAAFTTISIPGLISDSLVRIGMNGVLVLAMLPTIRAGIGPNFGLPVGIIGGLLGMLIVMENQIMGPIGFFVAVVISIGFNLIFGWIYAWLLDKVRGQEMMVETYVGYSIVAFMSIMWLVLPFRNPEMVWAIGGVGLRYTLTLQGYFDKVLNNFLRFRIFGDLYFPTGLILFFALMCFIVYLFFKTRAGLSIDLVGQNEMYAISSGIKPRAARRNAVILSTVLAGIGIIVYAQSYGFVQLYQAPLFMTFPAVASILIGGASIRRATITNVVMGTVIFQTLLTVALPVLSQVTRGDITEVMRLIVSNGMILYALTRAPKEAN, from the coding sequence ATGGGTGAGACTATGGATATCAAGAGCTTAGTTACACAGATTTTTAGGAAAGTCGACATCCCAATATTGGTTATCATCCTTTTTCTATTATCTTTGTTTGTTTTGGCTGCGTTTACTACAATTTCAATACCAGGATTAATAAGCGATTCATTGGTGAGAATTGGTATGAACGGTGTATTAGTTCTTGCTATGCTTCCAACAATTAGAGCAGGCATAGGTCCGAACTTTGGATTACCCGTTGGTATTATTGGTGGGTTGTTGGGAATGCTTATCGTCATGGAAAATCAGATAATGGGACCTATAGGTTTTTTTGTGGCAGTTGTTATTTCGATAGGCTTTAACCTGATTTTTGGTTGGATATACGCTTGGTTGCTTGACAAGGTGCGTGGTCAGGAAATGATGGTGGAAACATATGTTGGATACTCGATAGTTGCGTTTATGTCTATTATGTGGCTTGTGCTTCCTTTTAGAAATCCTGAGATGGTATGGGCAATTGGTGGCGTGGGATTGAGATATACGCTAACACTTCAGGGATACTTTGATAAAGTTTTGAACAACTTCCTAAGGTTTAGAATCTTCGGAGACCTATACTTTCCAACTGGTTTGATACTGTTCTTTGCCTTAATGTGTTTCATTGTATATTTATTCTTCAAAACACGGGCGGGATTGTCTATCGATTTGGTAGGTCAAAATGAAATGTACGCGATTAGTTCAGGTATAAAGCCAAGAGCTGCGCGAAGAAATGCGGTTATCCTGTCAACAGTTTTGGCAGGTATAGGTATCATTGTGTATGCTCAAAGCTATGGTTTTGTACAACTTTACCAGGCACCTTTGTTTATGACATTTCCCGCGGTTGCTTCAATTCTAATAGGTGGTGCTTCAATAAGGCGAGCTACTATAACAAACGTTGTAATGGGAACAGTTATCTTTCAAACTCTTCTGACTGTCGCGTTGCCAGTGCTGAGTCAAGTAACACGTGGTGATATCACCGAGGTTATGAGACTCATAGTCAGTAATGGCATGATACTCTACGCACTGACGCGCGCGCCAAAGGAGGCAAACTGA
- a CDS encoding ABC transporter permease subunit has translation MEKNVKNRIKLILLNNIVPITFFVLTLGAVIAAKIPPLFLISEVVRRLSRNTFLVLALIIPVVAGLGLNFAIVLGAMAAQAALFFVVDWNITGVKGVLLSMIIASLLSIFLGWLVGLTLNRAKGREMITSMILGFFANGVYQLIFLFFIGSLIPFSKTDMLLPQGVGLRNTVDLYGTVAGALNDILVVNIKFINIFIIPLLFVVGLCLFITFLLKTKLGQDFKAVGQDMHIARTAGIDVDKTRIIAVIYSTVLAAIGQVIYLQDIGTINTYNSHEQIGLFSIAALLVGGASVRKASIWNAIIGVILFHTLFVVAPSAGNRLFGQPQIGEFFREFMAYAVIAFALAMHGWRARKAKH, from the coding sequence ATGGAAAAGAATGTAAAAAACAGAATAAAATTAATCCTTCTGAACAATATAGTTCCCATAACTTTCTTCGTACTTACCTTAGGGGCTGTTATTGCAGCAAAGATTCCTCCTTTGTTCCTGATATCCGAAGTTGTTCGAAGACTTAGTAGAAATACATTCTTAGTCCTTGCACTTATAATACCAGTTGTTGCGGGGCTTGGCTTGAATTTTGCGATAGTCTTGGGTGCTATGGCAGCTCAAGCTGCACTCTTTTTCGTTGTGGATTGGAACATCACGGGTGTAAAAGGTGTTCTACTGTCAATGATTATCGCAAGCCTACTTTCAATCTTTCTTGGTTGGCTTGTCGGTTTAACACTAAACAGGGCAAAAGGACGAGAGATGATAACGTCCATGATTCTTGGGTTCTTTGCAAATGGTGTTTATCAGCTCATATTCTTATTCTTTATTGGTTCACTTATACCATTTTCGAAGACAGATATGCTCTTACCACAGGGTGTTGGTTTGAGGAACACCGTAGACCTTTATGGGACGGTTGCAGGTGCATTGAATGATATACTCGTTGTGAACATAAAGTTTATAAACATATTTATCATCCCGCTTCTATTTGTAGTGGGGTTGTGTTTATTCATAACCTTTCTTTTGAAGACAAAACTTGGGCAGGACTTCAAAGCAGTTGGTCAGGATATGCACATCGCAAGGACTGCCGGTATTGACGTCGACAAAACAAGAATTATAGCGGTCATCTACTCAACTGTACTTGCGGCAATTGGGCAGGTCATATATCTACAAGACATAGGAACGATAAATACATACAACAGTCATGAGCAGATAGGTCTTTTCTCAATTGCTGCGCTCTTAGTTGGTGGTGCGTCCGTTAGAAAAGCCTCTATATGGAACGCTATAATCGGCGTAATACTTTTCCATACACTCTTTGTCGTTGCACCAAGCGCAGGTAACAGATTGTTCGGGCAGCCACAGATAGGAGAGTTCTTCAGAGAATTTATGGCTTATGCTGTTATCGCATTTGCACTTGCAATGCATGGTTGGAGGGCAAGAAAGGCAAAACATTAA
- a CDS encoding alpha/beta fold hydrolase: MKDEFLTSDGIKIEYEYNCQKNDDLDGETVAIVFLNGIFMHYESWKILSKGIPQNIPVLFHNFRCQWGSGCAEDKECSFERHVEDLKELLDYLGIKKAKFIGTSYGGEVGMLFGATYPEYVEAMMIITSTARVDKVMESKVLRWKDGAKSRNSEIFVNSWLTDVYSEGYINSINNLSQIIASRLTGFNYEGAVRLLNVFLRLNDLNLLEKVKNFEFPVLIISAEEDNIKPKKFSEEIYRQLKNALHLTIPNSGHAVVVEKPKEIGYLISTFVRNWKL; this comes from the coding sequence ATGAAGGATGAGTTCCTAACCTCAGATGGTATAAAGATTGAGTACGAGTACAACTGCCAGAAAAACGATGATTTGGATGGTGAAACTGTCGCGATAGTCTTTTTGAACGGCATATTTATGCACTATGAAAGTTGGAAAATACTTTCAAAAGGTATTCCTCAAAACATTCCAGTGTTGTTTCACAATTTCCGCTGTCAGTGGGGTTCTGGCTGTGCAGAAGATAAAGAATGTTCATTTGAAAGACATGTGGAAGATCTAAAAGAACTTTTAGATTACCTTGGCATTAAAAAGGCTAAGTTCATTGGCACATCGTATGGCGGAGAAGTTGGTATGCTTTTTGGAGCAACGTATCCAGAATACGTAGAGGCGATGATGATTATCACTTCTACAGCACGTGTTGACAAAGTCATGGAAAGCAAAGTTTTGAGATGGAAAGATGGTGCCAAAAGTAGAAACTCTGAAATTTTTGTCAACAGCTGGCTTACAGATGTGTACAGTGAAGGGTACATAAATTCTATCAACAATCTATCTCAGATTATTGCCTCAAGACTCACAGGATTTAATTACGAAGGTGCTGTGAGGTTGCTCAATGTGTTTCTTAGATTAAACGACCTAAACCTACTCGAGAAAGTCAAGAATTTTGAATTTCCGGTTTTAATTATCTCAGCTGAAGAAGATAATATAAAACCAAAGAAATTTAGCGAAGAAATTTACAGACAACTAAAAAATGCCTTGCATTTAACAATTCCAAATTCAGGACATGCAGTTGTAGTTGAAAAGCCGAAAGAGATTGGTTATTTGATAAGTACATTTGTTAGAAACTGGAAATTATAA
- a CDS encoding extracellular solute-binding protein yields MKKFLLFAFVIVVFSVFFLLSSCNKSSVLRIYNWADYIPEEVIQQFEKEYNCKVIYDTYASNEEMFAKIKSGGTGYDIVFPSGDHVKMMINEGLLEKLDLSKIPNFKNIDPIVLSKTTYDPNHEYSVPYMMGATGLIVNKKYLKDYEKSWSIYERADLKGKMTLLDDMREVFGAALKYLGYSVNTTNPDEIEQAKQVILKWKENIVKFDATTYAQGVVNGEFWVVHGYPENVFQLIPEEDLENFEFFVPKEGGTLWIDNMVILKDAKNKDLAYKFINFILRPEIAAQISDYLMIPSPITDAQKYKKVEPLYTLDELGNCEIIDYIGEHIDLYNKAWEEIIK; encoded by the coding sequence ATGAAAAAATTCTTGTTGTTTGCCTTTGTGATAGTCGTTTTTTCGGTATTCTTCTTACTTTCTTCATGCAACAAATCAAGTGTTTTGCGCATCTACAACTGGGCAGATTATATCCCAGAAGAAGTTATCCAACAATTTGAAAAAGAGTACAACTGTAAGGTCATTTACGACACGTATGCATCAAACGAAGAGATGTTTGCAAAGATTAAATCGGGCGGAACAGGATACGACATAGTTTTTCCCTCAGGTGACCACGTTAAAATGATGATTAATGAAGGACTTTTGGAAAAACTTGACTTAAGCAAAATACCAAATTTCAAAAATATCGACCCTATCGTCTTATCTAAAACAACATATGACCCAAATCACGAATACTCAGTCCCATATATGATGGGCGCTACAGGTTTGATAGTGAACAAGAAATACCTCAAAGACTACGAAAAGTCTTGGAGTATATACGAACGTGCTGATTTGAAAGGCAAAATGACACTCCTTGACGATATGCGCGAAGTTTTTGGAGCTGCGTTGAAATACCTTGGGTATTCGGTGAACACAACAAATCCAGACGAAATCGAACAAGCAAAGCAAGTCATATTGAAATGGAAAGAAAATATCGTCAAATTTGATGCAACAACTTATGCACAAGGTGTTGTGAATGGGGAATTCTGGGTTGTGCACGGATATCCTGAGAACGTGTTCCAACTGATTCCTGAAGAAGATTTAGAGAATTTTGAGTTCTTTGTTCCAAAGGAAGGTGGAACACTCTGGATTGACAACATGGTAATTCTAAAGGATGCCAAAAACAAGGACCTGGCATACAAATTTATAAACTTCATTCTGAGACCAGAAATTGCAGCTCAGATATCTGACTATTTGATGATACCATCTCCTATCACCGATGCACAAAAATATAAAAAAGTTGAGCCACTCTACACGCTCGACGAACTTGGCAACTGCGAAATAATAGACTACATTGGAGAACATATTGATCTGTACAACAAAGCCTGGGAAGAGATAATCAAATAA
- a CDS encoding DDE-type integrase/transposase/recombinase — translation MNNSTLSCPKCGSTSLYKNGHDKYGNQQFLCKLCHHSFKLSHSHKRKNFSFPYPKCTSCGKSMQIYKVRRSFVVFRCRACRTKDRVPFNLPEPVTLIPEKFKYFRFPIFFVLKAFVLYMKHNMSYRSLAHSLNIKVSHVTIYKWVIKLCTLFSVLFPTFTIENVFSVHADETVLVFKEQKYYVWLLVDHETNLILCWHVSKYRDMGQVKVLLEKFFGNSKPRNIELITDGLGAYESAVKLLFRNINHVVVPLGKNNQCESKFSLLKDFFRLKRGLKNTKNLAKYIQGFCVVKNLWKTHNGNINLILSHLHSFITTS, via the coding sequence ATGAACAACTCAACGCTCTCTTGTCCAAAATGCGGTTCCACCAGCTTATACAAAAACGGTCATGACAAATACGGTAACCAACAATTCCTTTGCAAACTCTGCCATCATTCTTTCAAACTCTCCCATTCTCACAAACGCAAAAACTTCTCTTTCCCTTATCCCAAATGCACTTCTTGTGGTAAATCTATGCAAATTTACAAAGTCCGTCGCTCTTTCGTTGTCTTCCGTTGTAGAGCTTGTCGTACCAAAGATAGAGTACCTTTTAACCTCCCCGAACCAGTCACCCTTATTCCTGAGAAATTTAAATATTTCCGCTTCCCTATCTTTTTCGTCTTAAAGGCTTTTGTTTTGTATATGAAACACAATATGTCTTATCGCTCTCTTGCTCATTCTCTTAATATCAAAGTATCTCATGTCACCATATACAAATGGGTTATTAAATTGTGTACTTTATTCTCTGTACTTTTTCCAACATTTACCATCGAAAATGTTTTCTCAGTTCATGCTGATGAAACTGTTCTTGTGTTCAAAGAACAAAAGTACTATGTTTGGCTATTAGTTGATCACGAAACTAACTTAATTCTTTGTTGGCATGTCTCAAAGTATCGTGATATGGGACAAGTCAAAGTATTGCTCGAGAAGTTCTTTGGTAATTCAAAACCTAGAAACATTGAACTTATTACTGATGGACTTGGTGCATATGAAAGTGCAGTAAAGCTGTTGTTCAGAAATATCAATCACGTAGTGGTACCGCTCGGTAAAAACAATCAATGTGAATCTAAGTTTTCATTGTTGAAAGACTTTTTCCGACTCAAGCGAGGGCTGAAGAATACGAAGAATTTAGCGAAATATATTCAAGGATTTTGTGTAGTGAAGAATCTTTGGAAAACGCACAATGGTAATATCAATCTCATTCTTTCACACTTACACTCTTTCATCACTACAAGTTAA
- the cobT gene encoding nicotinate-nucleotide--dimethylbenzimidazole phosphoribosyltransferase, translating into MEKGMFENVLKDSIMRRLNNLTKPIGSLGYLEKIALKMGLIQNKVIPDLPKVKRIYVFAADHGVVEQGVSAYPKQVTYQMVLNFLNGGAAINVFGRHVGADVYVVDAGVDGDFEFTHPNLINAKIGYGTADFTKGPAMTRTQAIECIEKGKEIAKKAIEEGTDLLVLGDMGIGNTTTATAISVAFGFDIDEILDIGTPIDNDTLERKRQAVEKAIEINKPNADDPIDVLEKVGGFCIGQMAGFIIEATSRHIPVVVDGFPTTAALLLAWKLEPSVLDFVFAGHKSKVKGHKVLLDAMNLRPILDLDMRLGEGTGGALAISIIEAAIKMIREMATFDDAGVSKGSDSV; encoded by the coding sequence ATGGAAAAAGGAATGTTTGAAAACGTTTTGAAAGACAGTATCATGAGACGTCTGAACAATTTGACAAAACCTATTGGTAGCCTTGGATACTTGGAAAAAATCGCTTTGAAGATGGGACTAATCCAGAACAAAGTAATACCAGACCTTCCGAAGGTTAAAAGAATTTATGTTTTTGCTGCCGACCATGGTGTGGTAGAACAGGGGGTTTCTGCTTATCCAAAACAAGTTACATACCAAATGGTTCTGAATTTTCTTAACGGCGGTGCGGCCATAAACGTATTTGGTAGACATGTTGGAGCGGATGTTTACGTGGTTGATGCCGGAGTCGATGGAGACTTTGAATTCACACATCCAAATTTAATCAATGCAAAAATTGGTTATGGTACAGCCGATTTTACAAAAGGTCCTGCAATGACAAGAACGCAAGCAATTGAGTGTATTGAAAAAGGAAAAGAGATAGCGAAGAAAGCGATAGAAGAAGGTACAGACCTTCTTGTTTTAGGTGATATGGGGATTGGTAATACTACAACTGCAACGGCTATTTCTGTAGCATTTGGATTTGATATAGACGAGATTCTGGACATAGGTACTCCTATCGATAACGATACATTAGAAAGAAAGCGTCAAGCTGTAGAAAAAGCTATAGAAATAAATAAACCCAATGCCGATGATCCTATTGATGTACTCGAGAAAGTCGGAGGTTTTTGTATTGGTCAGATGGCAGGATTTATAATTGAGGCAACAAGCAGACATATTCCGGTCGTCGTAGATGGTTTTCCGACAACTGCAGCACTTTTGCTAGCTTGGAAGCTTGAACCTAGTGTGCTTGATTTTGTTTTCGCTGGTCACAAATCTAAGGTGAAAGGGCACAAGGTTTTACTTGATGCTATGAACCTTAGACCAATTCTTGACTTAGATATGAGGCTTGGAGAAGGAACTGGTGGAGCTTTGGCAATTTCTATTATAGAAGCGGCAATAAAGATGATACGAGAAATGGCGACATTCGACGATGCGGGTGTATCGAAAGGAAGTGATTCAGTTTGA
- the cobU gene encoding bifunctional adenosylcobinamide kinase/adenosylcobinamide-phosphate guanylyltransferase → MILITGGMKSGKSTFALNMALKYTKRAFLATGVPFDEEMRLRIEKHKAERKELFDTFEEPVNVTEVLKNIDNNYDVILFECLTTYLGNLYYYRLDVQERIDGLVDVLSNMSSDVIVVTNEVGWGIIPENPIARQYAEILGKTNTRLAKLAKEVYLVVSGIGVRIK, encoded by the coding sequence TTGATACTTATAACTGGTGGAATGAAATCAGGTAAGAGTACGTTTGCACTAAACATGGCTTTAAAATACACCAAACGAGCTTTTCTAGCAACTGGTGTTCCGTTTGATGAAGAAATGAGGTTGAGAATAGAAAAGCATAAAGCGGAAAGAAAGGAGCTTTTCGATACTTTCGAAGAACCTGTCAATGTGACGGAAGTTCTCAAAAATATAGATAACAACTACGATGTTATCCTTTTTGAATGCCTTACAACCTACCTTGGCAACCTTTATTATTATCGACTTGATGTTCAGGAGCGTATTGATGGGCTCGTTGATGTTCTAAGCAATATGAGTAGTGATGTTATCGTAGTCACCAATGAAGTTGGTTGGGGAATTATACCTGAGAATCCAATAGCCAGGCAGTATGCCGAAATACTTGGAAAAACTAATACGCGACTAGCTAAGCTCGCAAAAGAAGTTTATCTTGTTGTCTCCGGAATAGGAGTGCGTATTAAATGA
- the cbiR gene encoding cobamide remodeling phosphodiesterase CbiR, whose translation MSQLLGTTSWVIPGTYYENVEYITRKFRNFEFIELLVYTWDDDTYRLFEQEKEHLRKIALERQIKYTVHLPTDNITNVLNAFKYLEMNLDIVNYVLHPFEDCTEKDKKLFRALLSHPKISIENLKERVFNHLRTVFDVGHHILGAKVENSFIDNIVEIHMMGVIEGKDHQKLDLETLDKVYQILSGRLFTVEYLCFEIFDEDELEQSLELWEEFKDKIYNTGSIE comes from the coding sequence ATGAGCCAACTATTAGGTACAACATCTTGGGTCATACCTGGCACTTATTACGAAAACGTTGAGTATATAACTCGAAAGTTTCGTAACTTTGAATTCATTGAGCTACTTGTTTACACTTGGGATGATGATACTTACAGGTTATTTGAGCAAGAAAAGGAGCATTTACGCAAAATTGCACTCGAAAGACAAATTAAATATACTGTCCATCTTCCAACAGATAACATTACGAACGTTTTAAATGCATTTAAATACCTTGAGATGAACTTGGATATAGTAAATTATGTGCTACATCCTTTTGAAGATTGCACGGAAAAGGATAAGAAATTATTCCGCGCTCTTTTGTCACATCCAAAGATTTCTATTGAAAATCTAAAAGAGCGAGTATTTAATCATTTACGAACAGTCTTTGACGTAGGGCACCATATTCTAGGAGCCAAAGTGGAAAACAGCTTCATTGATAACATTGTCGAAATCCATATGATGGGCGTTATTGAGGGAAAAGACCACCAAAAACTTGATTTGGAAACACTTGACAAAGTTTACCAAATACTTTCAGGTAGGCTTTTCACGGTGGAGTATCTTTGTTTTGAAATATTTGATGAAGACGAATTGGAGCAGTCCTTAGAATTGTGGGAGGAATTCAAAGACAAAATTTATAACACTGGGAGCATTGAATAA
- a CDS encoding adenosylcobinamide-GDP ribazoletransferase, with translation MWKEVLTDFLLTLSFISRLPVKIKNIDEWEKRIKRIPVYFPVIGYIPGTIYSIGVLLAHSLSNYKLLFIFGAMAIGYYFFDLFHFDGLLDMFDGFLNQSNKERRLEIMSKGNVGPFAVFYGMLHILLFYQLMSTLNWQAFLFASVFGRYEMALLLTFSKPAKPKGLGAMLFPYNKRYTAYSMIFLIPLLFISPLMFFISLALTITTAYLISRVSEIKIGGITGDVLGGSCLISQMVVLLAFYIFHAFGR, from the coding sequence ATGTGGAAAGAAGTCCTTACTGACTTTTTACTTACTTTATCATTTATCTCAAGGCTACCTGTCAAGATTAAAAATATTGACGAATGGGAAAAAAGAATAAAACGAATTCCCGTATATTTTCCCGTGATTGGATACATCCCTGGTACTATTTATTCCATTGGAGTTTTATTGGCTCATTCCTTGAGTAATTACAAATTGCTTTTCATTTTCGGAGCGATGGCTATTGGATACTATTTCTTTGACCTCTTCCATTTCGATGGTCTTCTTGATATGTTCGACGGCTTTTTAAACCAGTCAAACAAAGAACGCAGACTTGAGATAATGTCCAAAGGTAATGTTGGACCATTCGCTGTCTTTTATGGCATGCTCCACATCTTGCTCTTTTACCAACTCATGTCAACACTAAACTGGCAAGCATTCCTTTTTGCCTCTGTTTTTGGAAGATATGAAATGGCACTTTTGCTCACCTTTTCGAAACCTGCCAAACCAAAAGGATTGGGTGCTATGCTCTTTCCATACAACAAGCGATACACAGCATATTCGATGATTTTCCTGATACCGTTACTTTTCATTAGCCCGCTAATGTTTTTTATTTCTCTCGCTTTAACCATAACCACGGCATACTTAATCTCCAGAGTTTCGGAAATTAAAATCGGTGGAATCACAGGTGATGTGCTTGGTGGGAGTTGTTTAATATCCCAAATGGTAGTCTTATTAGCATTTTATATATTCCATGCCTTTGGAAGGTGA
- a CDS encoding cobyric acid synthase yields MYLMVAGTMSNVGKSTLVMALCRYFTRKGLNVAPFKSQNMSRKFINIQNGKGKIAIAQYVQAIACEKEPTMEFNPILIVPKEGKTQVYFMGEFIDYLTSERYMFDSKEKLFAQIRDMLEKLSKNHDLVIIEGAGAFVEPNLKDSEIVNLRVAKSVGAQVILVSDISRGGAFAQVAGTIELMDNKERKLLKGFVFTKFHGDKSLLKDAPQILAKRYSIEYLGTIPYFENKIPDEDLLTKKEGEIALDDKAQIIKEIDRITDFIIEHIDISKIERIISEGM; encoded by the coding sequence ATGTATTTAATGGTTGCAGGTACAATGTCGAACGTTGGAAAATCAACGTTAGTAATGGCTTTGTGCAGATACTTTACAAGAAAAGGTCTAAACGTAGCACCTTTCAAATCCCAAAATATGTCAAGAAAGTTTATCAACATCCAAAACGGGAAAGGGAAAATAGCGATAGCCCAGTATGTTCAAGCAATTGCATGCGAAAAAGAACCTACCATGGAATTCAATCCGATATTGATAGTCCCAAAAGAAGGAAAAACACAGGTTTATTTCATGGGTGAATTCATCGACTACTTAACATCTGAGCGTTACATGTTTGATTCAAAAGAAAAATTGTTTGCGCAAATCAGAGACATGCTTGAGAAATTGTCGAAAAACCATGATTTAGTAATCATCGAAGGAGCAGGTGCGTTCGTTGAACCGAACCTCAAAGACTCAGAGATAGTAAACCTTCGAGTTGCAAAGAGTGTTGGTGCGCAAGTTATTCTTGTTTCGGACATCTCAAGGGGTGGAGCATTCGCACAAGTTGCAGGTACCATCGAACTGATGGATAACAAAGAACGAAAACTTTTAAAGGGCTTTGTATTCACCAAATTCCATGGTGACAAATCACTTCTGAAAGACGCCCCACAAATACTTGCTAAAAGATATTCCATCGAATATCTTGGAACAATACCTTACTTTGAAAACAAAATTCCAGACGAAGATTTGTTGACCAAAAAAGAAGGGGAAATCGCTTTGGATGATAAAGCGCAAATTATCAAAGAAATCGATAGAATAACAGACTTCATTATTGAACATATCGACATATCGAAAATTGAACGCATCATTTCTGAAGGGATGTAA
- the cbiB gene encoding adenosylcobinamide-phosphate synthase CbiB, whose protein sequence is MLDTIFLSGELFALLFAIVYDLLFGEYPSQIHPVVYMGFVGKWLDKKLNKPEKSNFLRFIFGMIAQTIEIVLFLVISLSLMVISKSDNKISRILGFLGSIYLLKSTFSIRSLYEHVARCYTDDVELLRKNVSLIVSRDVSKLDKAHLYSAAIESLAENISDSITGPLFYYSLFGLPGAVIYRVVNTYDALFGYRNEKYEWFGKSSARFDDLLNIVPSRITAFVISLFSPISSWKYILKYGAIKINAMYPMSAFAGVLKVGIEKIGYYKLEGKIPEKEDVKKALKLYKKVTAIILLIIITLTVVVK, encoded by the coding sequence ATGTTGGATACAATTTTTCTTTCTGGAGAGCTTTTTGCTTTACTTTTTGCCATAGTATACGATTTACTTTTCGGTGAATACCCTTCTCAAATTCACCCTGTTGTTTACATGGGATTCGTTGGTAAATGGCTTGACAAAAAACTCAACAAACCTGAAAAAAGTAACTTCCTTAGGTTTATTTTTGGCATGATAGCGCAGACTATTGAAATTGTGCTTTTTCTGGTGATAAGCTTATCACTCATGGTTATATCAAAAAGTGACAACAAAATTTCGCGAATCTTAGGTTTTTTGGGTTCAATTTACTTACTAAAATCTACATTTTCTATCCGGAGCTTGTATGAGCATGTTGCAAGATGTTACACAGATGACGTAGAACTCTTGAGGAAGAACGTTTCGCTTATTGTTTCTCGGGATGTATCAAAGCTTGATAAAGCTCACCTTTACTCTGCTGCAATAGAGAGCTTGGCAGAGAACATCTCAGATAGCATAACCGGTCCGTTGTTTTATTATTCGCTCTTTGGACTTCCCGGTGCAGTTATCTACAGGGTAGTCAACACTTACGATGCGCTCTTTGGCTACAGGAATGAGAAATACGAGTGGTTTGGAAAATCTTCAGCAAGGTTCGATGATTTATTAAACATCGTACCTTCAAGGATTACGGCTTTTGTGATTTCACTCTTCAGTCCTATCAGTTCCTGGAAATACATCTTAAAATACGGAGCAATAAAGATTAACGCGATGTATCCGATGAGTGCTTTTGCGGGAGTCTTAAAAGTGGGGATTGAAAAAATAGGATACTACAAACTTGAGGGAAAAATACCAGAAAAGGAAGATGTCAAAAAAGCACTTAAATTGTATAAAAAGGTCACTGCGATTATCTTACTCATAATAATAACGCTAACGGTGGTGGTGAAATGA